In a genomic window of Alphaproteobacteria bacterium:
- the cas2 gene encoding CRISPR-associated endonuclease Cas2 gives MLVIITYDVSTLTKAGRKRLRRVAKICEAVGQRVQQSVFECRVNPMQYEELERKLLKEINENEDNLRFYRLTEPVDLYVKEYGCFRAVDFEKPLIV, from the coding sequence ATGCTGGTGATTATTACTTATGATGTTTCAACGCTAACCAAAGCGGGACGTAAGCGTTTGCGCCGCGTTGCAAAAATTTGCGAGGCTGTTGGACAGCGTGTTCAACAATCTGTTTTTGAGTGCCGCGTCAATCCAATGCAATATGAGGAACTGGAACGCAAACTCCTAAAAGAGATAAACGAGAATGAAGATAATTTGAGATTTTACCGTCTTACTGAACCTGTTGATTTATATGTCAAGGAGTACGGGTGTTTCAGGGCAGTAGACTTTGAAAAACCATTGATTGTCTGA
- a CDS encoding tyrosine-type recombinase/integrase gives MLEFNPLNERLKKEYEDALLHGAHKEQRTVDAAWKAINLFEEFTGKKDFTTFNAQQAKDFKRWLMKKINQNAEPLSVSTISHVLSNVREFFKWLAVHPQCIRKVDGQAVAYLRLSNNDERSGRATRELPVPTIEEVRKALLSMPYGADIERRNRAIIAFVALTGVRDAALISLKMKDIDLVKREIWQDPRHVKTKNRKGITTVFMAFDPLWEEIFTDWLNYARDTLGFKDHDPIFPKELVISDPEKMIFVSAGLSREHWSNASPVRGIFKEAFLKAGLPYYRPHSFRKMLVIWAMENCSQIQVKAISQNIGHEHAMTTYNAYGTLNIQTQRNAILGIGEGHADLQNVSMEELLKEVSRRACK, from the coding sequence ATGCTTGAATTTAACCCCTTAAACGAGCGTCTGAAAAAGGAGTATGAGGATGCCTTACTCCATGGGGCGCATAAGGAACAGCGCACCGTCGATGCCGCGTGGAAGGCGATTAACCTGTTTGAAGAATTCACCGGGAAGAAGGACTTTACGACCTTTAACGCCCAGCAAGCCAAAGACTTTAAACGCTGGCTTATGAAAAAGATAAATCAGAACGCCGAGCCTTTGAGCGTCTCAACCATCAGCCATGTTTTAAGCAATGTGCGCGAGTTCTTCAAATGGCTGGCCGTTCATCCTCAATGTATCCGCAAAGTTGATGGGCAGGCCGTGGCTTATCTCCGCCTCTCCAATAATGATGAGCGGTCTGGACGCGCCACGCGGGAACTGCCTGTGCCCACTATCGAGGAGGTGCGAAAAGCCCTTCTATCCATGCCGTATGGGGCGGATATTGAACGGCGCAACCGGGCTATCATCGCTTTTGTGGCTTTAACAGGAGTTAGGGACGCTGCTCTTATCAGCCTCAAAATGAAAGACATAGACCTTGTAAAGCGCGAAATCTGGCAAGACCCGCGCCATGTTAAAACCAAGAACCGTAAGGGTATTACGACCGTCTTTATGGCTTTTGATCCGCTCTGGGAGGAGATATTTACAGACTGGCTTAATTATGCGCGGGATACGCTTGGGTTCAAGGATCATGATCCTATCTTCCCGAAAGAGCTGGTTATCTCTGATCCTGAAAAAATGATATTCGTCTCAGCCGGATTATCGCGGGAACACTGGAGCAATGCGAGCCCGGTGAGGGGCATATTCAAAGAGGCGTTTTTAAAGGCTGGATTGCCCTACTATCGACCCCATTCATTCCGCAAAATGCTGGTCATCTGGGCGATGGAGAATTGCAGCCAGATTCAGGTTAAAGCGATCAGCCAGAATATCGGGCACGAACACGCTATGACGACCTATAACGCATACGGGACACTCAATATACAAACCCAGCGCAATGCGATTTTAGGCATTGGGGAAGGTCATGCCGATTTGCAGAATGTGTCTATGGAGGAGCTTTTGAAGGAAGTGAGCCGCAGAGCGTGTAAGTGA
- a CDS encoding helix-turn-helix domain-containing protein, whose amino-acid sequence MVKKRTYNVRLVKENYTYTVEQIADLFGIDVATVRRWIKDEGLERIPKTRPFLIHSSALKSFLTKKKAKRKKPTLPDEVYCCKCRVSRTPKKGSAKIKSQPNGALFFQAKCAGCKGKINKAIKLEDWSEKHPLAAYLHDAMKQHNGKHSSHRKCQLQEGEQLCLNLTP is encoded by the coding sequence ATGGTTAAGAAACGCACCTACAACGTGCGCTTGGTCAAGGAGAACTATACCTACACCGTCGAGCAGATTGCCGATTTGTTTGGTATAGACGTTGCCACCGTGCGCCGCTGGATTAAGGATGAAGGATTGGAGAGGATTCCCAAAACCCGCCCCTTCCTCATCCATAGCAGCGCCCTGAAGTCTTTCCTGACCAAAAAGAAGGCCAAGCGCAAAAAACCTACATTGCCTGATGAAGTGTATTGCTGCAAATGTCGAGTCTCGCGTACGCCCAAAAAAGGCAGTGCAAAAATTAAAAGCCAGCCCAACGGAGCGCTTTTTTTCCAAGCCAAATGTGCGGGCTGCAAAGGCAAAATTAACAAGGCGATAAAGTTGGAGGATTGGTCAGAAAAACACCCTTTGGCCGCATATCTTCACGATGCCATGAAGCAACATAATGGAAAGCACTCCTCGCATCGTAAATGTCAACTTCAGGAGGGTGAGCAACTATGCTTGAATTTAACCCCTTAA
- a CDS encoding AlpA family phage regulatory protein — protein MHNQILPETGFVRLPEVLKVFPVSKSTWWAGVKDGRFPKGVKLSEKITAWRVEDIRELIKSHG, from the coding sequence ATGCATAACCAAATTCTTCCTGAAACTGGCTTTGTTCGATTGCCAGAAGTTTTAAAGGTTTTTCCAGTCAGCAAATCCACATGGTGGGCGGGCGTGAAAGATGGGCGCTTTCCAAAAGGCGTCAAGTTGAGCGAAAAAATTACGGCGTGGCGGGTTGAAGATATTCGGGAACTGATCAAAAGCCATGGTTAA
- a CDS encoding tyrosine-type recombinase/integrase has product MKLTDTACKSAKPKNKPYKIADGGGLYLEVTSTGSKLWRMKYRMHGKEKRLSLGIYPTVSLAEARDGREKAKKLLSQGVDPSSQKQEGKKEAARNAENTFKALAVEWHETHKHKWTKRHADTVLHRLERDIFPEIGSMPITEIKPSHVIAALKKVQNRGAYEPAHRLRQYCSQIFRHALIHEVANSNPAAEIGAVLQPVKKGHYACLEIKEIPELLHALNANDARLHNDTRLAIRLLMLTFVRTKELIEAKWSEFDLDNALWVIPAERMKMRNEHIVPLSRQALEMLQDLKERNEKWEWVFPGHHSPRKHMSNNTILKGLGRMGFQGRMTGHGFRALAMTTIKEKLGYRHEVIDRQLAHAPQSMVQRAYDRAQFLDERKKMMQEWADYLDNIAQGGKIIEAKFIALRR; this is encoded by the coding sequence ATGAAGCTTACAGATACTGCGTGTAAATCAGCAAAACCCAAAAATAAACCCTATAAAATTGCAGACGGGGGAGGACTCTATCTTGAAGTCACCTCAACGGGCAGCAAACTTTGGCGCATGAAATACCGGATGCACGGTAAAGAAAAGCGCCTATCTCTGGGCATTTACCCTACGGTCAGCTTGGCTGAAGCGCGTGATGGACGTGAGAAAGCCAAGAAACTCCTTAGCCAAGGAGTCGATCCCTCCAGCCAAAAGCAGGAAGGTAAGAAAGAGGCGGCACGAAATGCGGAAAACACATTTAAGGCTTTAGCCGTAGAGTGGCATGAGACTCATAAGCACAAATGGACAAAACGCCATGCAGATACGGTTTTGCACCGCCTTGAAAGAGATATTTTTCCTGAAATTGGCAGTATGCCGATTACCGAAATCAAGCCCTCTCATGTTATAGCCGCACTCAAAAAGGTGCAAAACCGTGGAGCTTATGAACCTGCCCACCGCTTACGGCAATATTGCAGCCAAATCTTCCGCCATGCCCTCATTCATGAGGTTGCCAACTCAAATCCAGCCGCAGAAATCGGGGCCGTTTTACAGCCTGTGAAAAAAGGCCATTATGCTTGCCTTGAAATCAAGGAAATTCCTGAACTTTTACACGCGCTGAACGCCAACGATGCACGGCTTCACAACGATACACGTTTAGCCATTCGACTTCTGATGTTGACGTTTGTAAGGACCAAAGAACTGATCGAGGCAAAATGGAGTGAGTTTGACTTAGACAATGCGCTATGGGTGATTCCTGCTGAACGCATGAAAATGCGAAACGAGCATATTGTCCCCCTCTCCCGCCAAGCTTTAGAGATGCTTCAAGACCTCAAAGAGCGTAATGAAAAATGGGAATGGGTATTTCCGGGGCATCATTCGCCGCGCAAGCACATGAGCAATAATACAATTTTGAAGGGGCTTGGCCGCATGGGTTTTCAAGGACGCATGACCGGGCATGGCTTTCGTGCTTTGGCGATGACGACGATTAAGGAAAAGCTCGGCTATCGCCATGAGGTTATCGACCGTCAGCTTGCCCACGCCCCGCAAAGCATGGTGCAACGTGCTTATGACCGCGCCCAGTTTTTGGATGAGCGGAAAAAGATGATGCAGGAATGGGCGGATTATCTGGATAACATTGCACAGGGCGGTAAAATTATCGAGGCGAAATTTATAGCTTTACGCCGCTAA